The following are encoded in a window of Maridesulfovibrio ferrireducens genomic DNA:
- the fmt gene encoding methionyl-tRNA formyltransferase has product MAATREEPRWKIVFMGTPDFASTILEYLQEWDDCEVIGAYTQPDRPCGRGHKLKPSPVKEVALKHDIPVFQPLNFKDKTDIEQLRSLKPDFLVVAAYGLILPQEVLDIPTVLPINVHGSLLPKYRGAAPIQRSIQNGDVATGITIMKMEAGLDTGPMLLQQALGIAWNDHAGKIHDELAAMGGPLIMETILRYHSGKLAIIKQDDEIATYAAKLTKEDGLIDWNKSAKDVHNQIRAMHPSPGAYFFWQAESDKEPVRLVITPGKISDKETVDTTPGTILGEDDGFLEIACKDKIYLAEKVKPAGKKAMDGRAFMCGYMSKLHTQPTSTDGQTSGSDC; this is encoded by the coding sequence ATGGCAGCAACAAGAGAAGAACCACGCTGGAAAATAGTTTTCATGGGCACTCCGGACTTCGCGTCCACCATTCTTGAATACCTTCAGGAGTGGGACGATTGCGAAGTAATCGGAGCTTATACCCAGCCTGACCGCCCTTGCGGAAGAGGCCACAAACTTAAGCCTTCCCCTGTGAAAGAAGTAGCTCTGAAACATGACATCCCTGTGTTTCAACCGCTCAATTTCAAGGACAAGACTGATATTGAACAGCTGCGTTCACTAAAGCCGGACTTCCTTGTTGTGGCTGCGTATGGCCTGATTCTTCCTCAGGAAGTTTTGGATATACCTACGGTATTGCCCATCAATGTACACGGCTCTCTGCTTCCCAAATACCGTGGAGCCGCTCCTATTCAGCGCAGCATCCAGAACGGTGACGTCGCAACAGGCATCACCATCATGAAAATGGAAGCAGGGCTTGATACCGGCCCCATGCTGCTCCAGCAAGCGTTAGGAATTGCGTGGAACGACCACGCCGGAAAAATCCATGACGAACTGGCTGCAATGGGCGGACCGCTGATAATGGAAACGATTCTTCGTTATCATAGCGGCAAATTAGCTATAATAAAACAGGATGATGAAATCGCCACTTACGCCGCCAAGCTTACAAAAGAAGACGGATTGATAGACTGGAATAAAAGTGCAAAGGATGTGCATAATCAGATCCGCGCAATGCACCCGTCACCCGGTGCTTATTTCTTCTGGCAGGCCGAAAGCGACAAAGAACCGGTTCGTCTGGTCATCACTCCCGGCAAAATAAGCGATAAAGAAACCGTAGACACTACTCCGGGAACAATCCTCGGTGAAGATGACGGTTTTCTGGAAATAGCCTGTAAAGATAAAATATACCTTGCAGAAAAGGTAAAACCGGCTGGCAAAAAAGCCATGGACGGACGTGCTTTCATGTGTGGATATATGAGCAAATTACATACACAACCAACTAGTACGGATGGACAGACATCCGGTTCGGATTGCTAA
- a CDS encoding MerR family transcriptional regulator, with the protein MKTKKITETNSKNRTVGRLAKKFGLSRSTLLYYDSIGLLSPSSHLKGEYRTYSNEEEERLSQICHYRKAGIPLKDIKKILDAPGNEISSILESRLKELNDEIGSLHEQRQFISGILKNTPNVNISGQLSKELWTELLRSSGFSEDDMHEWHKAFEKSHPDKHQQFLEYLQIPEDEIALIRKWSVGPQLILKIKDASERYMNLFFKFFDQMPKLGPGSTESTLKALSLLGPLKKDINILDIGCGTGTHTIDLCQNTTSHITAVDNREAVLETLKNNAREAGCEDRITTTIGDMNDLGFAPESFDIIWSEGSLFIMGFENGLSKMKDFFKPEGFLAVSELVWTSENKPEEAFKFWTESYPEMKTIEQNIELFEKHGYEIIAHFIQPASDWWDEYYAGIAKKLPEFIEEHKDISEVNILSENLNKEMDMMRKYPDSQGYAFYLARKK; encoded by the coding sequence ATGAAAACAAAAAAAATAACTGAAACGAACTCGAAAAACCGGACAGTAGGAAGACTTGCCAAGAAATTCGGACTGTCCCGCAGCACCCTTCTCTACTATGACTCAATCGGACTGCTTTCCCCTTCTTCACATTTGAAAGGTGAGTATCGTACTTATTCAAATGAAGAAGAGGAACGGCTTTCTCAAATCTGTCATTATCGAAAGGCCGGAATTCCGTTAAAAGACATCAAAAAGATTCTTGATGCTCCGGGTAATGAAATTTCGTCAATTCTTGAGAGCAGACTTAAAGAATTAAACGATGAGATCGGCTCCCTGCACGAGCAACGGCAGTTCATTTCAGGCATTTTAAAAAACACTCCTAACGTGAATATCTCAGGACAACTAAGTAAAGAGCTTTGGACAGAATTACTTCGAAGCTCTGGATTCAGTGAAGACGATATGCACGAATGGCATAAGGCTTTTGAAAAATCACACCCGGATAAGCATCAGCAATTTCTGGAATATCTTCAAATTCCTGAGGATGAAATCGCGCTTATCCGTAAATGGTCAGTTGGACCGCAACTAATTCTCAAAATTAAAGACGCAAGTGAGAGATATATGAACTTATTTTTTAAATTCTTTGACCAAATGCCAAAGCTTGGGCCGGGCAGCACCGAATCAACCTTAAAAGCCCTTTCGCTCCTCGGGCCGCTGAAAAAAGATATAAACATTCTGGATATCGGCTGCGGAACAGGCACTCATACTATTGACCTTTGTCAAAATACTACGAGTCATATTACAGCAGTGGACAACCGCGAAGCTGTGCTCGAAACACTCAAAAACAACGCGCGTGAAGCTGGGTGTGAAGATAGAATAACAACCACTATCGGAGATATGAACGATCTCGGATTCGCTCCCGAAAGCTTTGACATCATCTGGTCCGAAGGGTCGCTCTTTATCATGGGATTCGAAAACGGACTGTCTAAAATGAAAGATTTTTTTAAACCTGAAGGGTTTCTGGCAGTATCAGAACTGGTCTGGACAAGCGAAAACAAGCCGGAAGAAGCCTTTAAATTTTGGACAGAAAGCTATCCTGAAATGAAAACCATTGAGCAAAATATCGAACTTTTTGAAAAACATGGTTACGAAATAATAGCACATTTCATTCAGCCTGCATCTGACTGGTGGGACGAATATTATGCAGGAATAGCTAAAAAACTTCCTGAATTTATCGAAGAACATAAAGATATTTCAGAGGTGAATATACTTTCTGAAAATCTTAATAAAGAAATGGATATGATGCGCAAATACCCAGACTCGCAGGGATACGCTTTTTATTTGGCTCGAAAAAAATAA
- a CDS encoding DUF116 domain-containing protein, with translation MSVEKDSKKRLFIGLITGTCILLCLFLASLWYVPYVGISAFGSWASWILGVIVTILILLVGWAYLALLANVVLGKTFPFSTKARGLTIKLFLPLMTILGRVFGLSKRKIRASFIKVNNELVQSKAGTCDPDKILMLTPHCLQNSRCDMRLTYDVDNCKRCGLCTIKGLLELRDKYGAHFAVATGGTIARRIVVQKRPKLIIAIACERDLASGIQDTYPLPVFGVLNERPHGPCLDTQVSLIAVENALRKFIKAEKLPVDAEKNVGMTPLSGL, from the coding sequence GTGAGTGTCGAGAAAGATTCTAAAAAACGCTTGTTCATCGGCCTGATTACCGGCACATGCATTCTGCTCTGCCTGTTTTTAGCTTCGTTGTGGTATGTGCCGTATGTCGGCATTTCCGCCTTCGGTTCATGGGCTTCATGGATATTAGGTGTAATCGTTACAATTCTCATATTGCTCGTCGGATGGGCCTATCTGGCTCTACTCGCGAATGTGGTTCTTGGAAAAACTTTCCCTTTTTCCACTAAAGCACGGGGCCTTACGATTAAACTTTTTCTGCCGCTTATGACCATACTGGGTAGAGTCTTCGGCCTCTCCAAGCGTAAAATAAGAGCATCCTTTATCAAGGTTAACAACGAACTGGTTCAGTCAAAAGCCGGAACCTGCGACCCTGATAAAATATTAATGCTAACTCCGCACTGCCTGCAAAACAGCCGTTGCGACATGCGCCTTACTTATGATGTGGACAACTGCAAGCGTTGCGGACTTTGCACCATCAAAGGGCTTCTTGAACTTCGCGATAAATACGGTGCCCATTTCGCTGTAGCAACCGGCGGAACCATCGCAAGGCGTATAGTTGTCCAGAAAAGACCGAAACTGATTATAGCGATTGCCTGTGAACGGGATCTTGCCAGCGGAATTCAGGACACTTATCCGCTGCCGGTGTTCGGAGTTCTTAATGAACGTCCACACGGGCCTTGCCTTGACACACAAGTATCTCTTATAGCAGTTGAAAATGCACTGCGAAAATTTATTAAAGCTGAAAAATTACCTGTCGACGCAGAAAAAAATGTCGGCATGACACCCCTTAGCGGCCTCTAA
- the def gene encoding peptide deformylase codes for MKLGILKYPDPNLADPCAVVEKITPELKVLIDNMVETMYEDDGVGLAAPQIGEKLRLIVIDPSGPKNREDLQIIINPQIIDSEGKVDSEESCLSCPSFSCVIKRSEKVTVTGMDENGKDIRIEADDFLAIVLQHELDHLDGTLIVNRVGRLKKAMYDKKIKKWQQQEKNHAGK; via the coding sequence ATGAAACTCGGTATTCTCAAATATCCTGATCCTAATCTTGCAGATCCATGCGCCGTTGTAGAAAAGATTACTCCTGAGCTTAAAGTGCTCATCGATAACATGGTTGAAACCATGTACGAAGATGACGGAGTCGGTCTCGCAGCGCCGCAGATCGGAGAAAAGCTCCGCCTGATAGTAATTGACCCTTCAGGCCCTAAAAACAGGGAAGATCTGCAGATAATTATCAACCCTCAAATCATTGACAGCGAAGGAAAAGTAGATTCCGAAGAAAGCTGTCTGTCCTGTCCTTCTTTCAGTTGCGTCATCAAACGCAGCGAAAAAGTTACTGTGACCGGAATGGATGAAAACGGGAAAGATATCAGAATTGAAGCAGACGACTTTCTGGCAATCGTTCTTCAGCACGAATTAGATCACCTTGACGGAACTCTCATAGTAAACAGAGTGGGCCGTCTTAAAAAAGCAATGTACGATAAGAAGATCAAAAAATGGCAGCAACAAGAGAAGAACCACGCTGGAAAATAG
- a CDS encoding helix-turn-helix domain-containing protein → MSNDQAYKEIAPRLRGIRDAVDMTVAELAEKVGVEAALAEKYESGEIEIPVSYLMDVAHVCGVGLTVLISGNEAHLKNYALVRKGKGFSVDRRKDYDYKNLASTFVGRRMEPFMINVPAKDPADMNFTTHRGQEFIYVLEGRLELRLDDNVLELEAGDSLYFDSNTPHALRGLDGEPARMLDVIL, encoded by the coding sequence ATGAGTAATGATCAGGCATACAAAGAAATTGCTCCGCGACTCAGAGGCATTAGAGATGCCGTGGACATGACTGTGGCGGAACTGGCTGAAAAAGTCGGTGTAGAAGCAGCTCTGGCTGAAAAATATGAGTCAGGTGAAATTGAAATCCCTGTAAGCTATCTCATGGATGTAGCACACGTATGCGGAGTAGGACTGACTGTCCTGATTTCCGGCAATGAAGCCCATCTCAAAAACTATGCTCTGGTTCGCAAGGGTAAAGGTTTCAGCGTCGACAGGCGTAAAGACTACGACTACAAAAACCTCGCTTCAACCTTTGTCGGCAGACGCATGGAACCTTTCATGATTAACGTTCCTGCTAAAGACCCTGCTGATATGAATTTTACCACTCACCGCGGACAGGAATTCATCTATGTACTTGAAGGCCGGCTCGAACTGAGACTGGACGACAATGTACTTGAACTTGAAGCCGGCGATTCTCTATATTTCGATTCAAATACTCCTCATGCTTTGCGCGGCTTAGATGGCGAACCTGCCCGCATGCTGGACGTAATTTTATAA
- a CDS encoding transcription antitermination factor NusB has protein sequence MKNLSLPGPRGLAFDCVSKTLDSGLDAQAILDSALSSNDLARRDRGFITEVLYGYLRMRIRLQHVLGCFLSRPEGLPAPVLQVLGIASYEILHMDVPAYASVDWGVDSVKRLTRGKLGGLANAVLRKVARLAEDGVDIEFFRRNLHNEMKALSAYYACPQWIVELWIDSYGRETAIQYLEAQICPPAAGFAIDTSNDAGQDAAAALLLEKEFIASDGEAFAFHSGVRPAALEGLPDKVLFRQSYAARVALSILEPSSWPTPVWDACSGRGGKSRYLMHNDIKPVLASDPHLGRLTALKNEFPSISAFRGSAINPPIAAGTVGTALLDVPCSGLGVLSRRPDTKFKRSFEDTESLVLLQSKILDNGWKTVRKGGFLAYITCTLNPAENHGQIANFLKKNKDARLKKEWTTSPDSQLKEFFYSALLEKI, from the coding sequence ATGAAAAATTTATCCCTGCCGGGGCCCAGAGGGCTGGCTTTTGATTGTGTATCCAAAACTCTTGATAGTGGATTGGATGCTCAGGCCATACTGGACTCTGCCCTTTCATCAAACGATCTGGCTCGACGAGACCGCGGTTTTATTACCGAAGTTCTATACGGCTATCTACGAATGAGAATCCGTCTGCAACACGTGCTGGGCTGTTTTCTTTCGAGACCGGAAGGACTTCCTGCACCTGTTCTTCAAGTCTTAGGAATTGCTTCATATGAAATTCTGCACATGGATGTTCCCGCTTACGCATCAGTAGACTGGGGCGTTGATTCAGTAAAAAGGCTGACCCGCGGTAAACTCGGAGGTCTCGCCAATGCTGTGCTTCGTAAAGTTGCAAGACTTGCTGAAGACGGTGTGGATATCGAATTTTTCCGCAGAAATCTCCACAATGAAATGAAAGCTCTTTCCGCTTACTACGCATGCCCGCAATGGATTGTTGAGCTATGGATTGACAGTTACGGCAGAGAAACGGCGATTCAATACCTCGAGGCTCAAATTTGTCCTCCTGCTGCCGGATTTGCAATTGATACTTCAAATGATGCGGGACAGGACGCTGCTGCGGCACTGCTTTTAGAAAAAGAATTTATTGCTTCTGACGGAGAAGCTTTTGCCTTTCATTCAGGGGTTCGCCCTGCGGCGCTGGAAGGACTGCCGGATAAAGTTCTTTTCAGACAAAGTTACGCGGCAAGAGTTGCTCTTTCCATACTTGAACCTTCAAGCTGGCCTACTCCTGTATGGGATGCATGCTCCGGTCGCGGCGGCAAATCACGATATTTGATGCACAATGACATTAAGCCGGTTCTCGCCAGTGATCCACACCTCGGAAGGCTCACTGCTCTGAAAAATGAATTTCCTTCCATTTCAGCGTTCAGAGGCTCTGCAATCAATCCACCGATTGCTGCTGGAACCGTCGGCACAGCCCTGCTCGACGTACCTTGCTCAGGTCTCGGCGTTCTTTCAAGAAGACCGGATACTAAGTTCAAACGCTCATTTGAAGATACAGAATCTTTAGTTCTTTTGCAGTCTAAAATACTTGATAATGGCTGGAAAACTGTTCGCAAAGGTGGATTTTTAGCATACATAACCTGCACACTTAATCCTGCGGAAAACCACGGGCAAATCGCTAATTTTTTAAAAAAGAACAAAGATGCCCGTCTGAAAAAGGAATGGACAACATCTCCGGATTCACAGCTTAAAGAGTTTTTCTATTCTGCCCTGCTTGAAAAAATATAA
- a CDS encoding AMP-binding protein has product MQKEKFSSYPEFCEKYKIEVPDNFNFAFDFVDKTAAEDPTRLAMIHIDPDGVRAEKDFEFFSKASSRLANGLAKAGIGKGDRVMVILYRRIDWWVSMLACHKVGAVPVPSPNLLTVKDIEFRVNFAKIKSIIAEDSVADRVEEANASCPSLKVLIQAGKGKLAKGWLDIDGLCAENSDSFPRPADCAGGDDALLIFFSSGTTGQPKMVEHTHTYPLGHYTTGAYWHDLEPGNIHLTLADTGWGKAVWGKFYGQWMAGATVFTWDFRGKFNPAELLQIIADHKVTSFCAPPTVYRFMIREDLTKYDLSALTHCTTAGELLNASVFEAWQEATGKPLYEGYGQTESTLQIATFPHMTPKPGSIGKPCPGWDIALIDVEGNKCAAGEEGQICVRIDPAKPVGLFNGYLDEPEKTASVMVNGYYQTGDKAWMDEDGYYWFLGRTDDLIKSSGYRIGPFEVESALLTHAAVIESAVTGVPDPVRGQAVKATIVLADGFVGSAELTKELQNHVKKVTAPYKYPRVIEYVDELPKTISGKIKRAEIRAKDEEKYK; this is encoded by the coding sequence ATGCAGAAAGAAAAATTCAGCTCCTATCCGGAGTTCTGTGAGAAATACAAAATAGAAGTTCCCGATAATTTCAACTTCGCTTTTGATTTTGTTGATAAAACCGCAGCGGAAGACCCTACACGTTTGGCAATGATTCACATTGACCCTGATGGTGTCCGCGCTGAAAAAGATTTCGAATTCTTCTCCAAAGCATCTTCAAGACTCGCCAACGGTCTTGCAAAAGCAGGAATAGGCAAAGGCGACAGAGTCATGGTTATTCTGTATCGCCGCATAGACTGGTGGGTTTCAATGCTTGCCTGTCACAAAGTAGGTGCAGTTCCTGTTCCTTCGCCCAACCTGCTGACAGTTAAGGACATTGAATTTCGTGTTAATTTTGCGAAAATCAAAAGTATTATTGCGGAAGATTCTGTTGCAGACAGAGTTGAAGAAGCAAACGCAAGCTGTCCGTCCTTAAAGGTTCTTATTCAGGCTGGAAAAGGCAAACTTGCAAAAGGCTGGCTCGACATAGACGGTCTCTGCGCTGAAAACTCAGATTCCTTTCCACGTCCCGCAGACTGTGCAGGCGGTGACGACGCTCTACTGATTTTCTTTTCATCCGGAACCACCGGGCAGCCTAAAATGGTGGAACACACTCACACCTATCCGCTTGGACATTATACCACAGGCGCATACTGGCACGACCTAGAACCCGGCAACATTCATCTGACCCTTGCCGACACAGGATGGGGAAAAGCTGTCTGGGGCAAATTCTACGGACAGTGGATGGCCGGCGCGACTGTCTTCACATGGGATTTCCGGGGTAAGTTTAACCCTGCGGAGCTGTTGCAGATTATTGCCGACCACAAAGTAACATCTTTTTGCGCACCGCCCACAGTATACCGATTCATGATCCGTGAAGATCTCACTAAATATGACCTTTCAGCCCTGACTCACTGCACCACCGCAGGAGAGCTTCTCAATGCTTCTGTCTTTGAAGCGTGGCAAGAAGCAACAGGTAAGCCTCTTTACGAAGGATACGGTCAGACTGAGTCCACACTACAGATTGCAACTTTCCCCCACATGACTCCGAAACCGGGGTCTATAGGTAAACCCTGCCCCGGCTGGGACATCGCTCTGATTGATGTGGAAGGTAACAAATGTGCTGCCGGTGAAGAAGGCCAGATCTGCGTAAGAATTGATCCTGCTAAACCGGTTGGACTGTTCAACGGATATCTGGACGAGCCTGAAAAAACCGCAAGCGTTATGGTAAACGGTTACTATCAGACCGGCGACAAGGCTTGGATGGATGAAGACGGTTACTACTGGTTCCTCGGCAGGACTGATGACCTTATCAAAAGTTCCGGTTACCGCATCGGACCTTTTGAAGTAGAAAGTGCGCTCCTCACCCACGCTGCCGTCATTGAATCCGCAGTAACTGGCGTTCCCGACCCAGTACGTGGTCAGGCTGTTAAGGCAACAATTGTTCTCGCCGATGGTTTTGTCGGATCTGCGGAACTCACCAAGGAACTACAGAACCATGTAAAAAAGGTCACAGCTCCTTACAAATACCCCAGAGTTATCGAATACGTGGATGAACTGCCCAAAACTATCAGCGGCAAAATTAAACGGGCTGAAATCAGAGCTAAAGACGAAGAAAAATATAAATAA
- a CDS encoding AMP-binding protein: MEKSHLREITLGALLDEAVEKWPDNEAVVYVDRDFRLTYSEFGELVDELAMGLMALGIKKGEKVAIWATNVPYWVALQFATAKIGAILLTVNTFYRTTELEYLLKQSECENLVIIDGFRDIDYIHTTYDLIPELRTNERGYLQSEKFPDLKRVFFLGQEKHRGMYSMPEVINLAVVTSDEEYEERQATLDPHDVINMQYTSGTTGFPKGVQLTHYNIGNNGYWIGENQGFTSNDRLCLPVPLFHCFGCVLGVLAAINHGTTLVILEGFDPLLVMASVDQEKCTALYGVPTMFIAILDHKLFNKFDYSSLRTGIMAGSPCPVEVMKKVMDKMNMNDITICYGLTEASPVMTQTRMDDDIDRRTASVGRAMPEIEVALFNPETGNQCAVGDTGEICCRGYNVMKGYYKNPEATAANIDVDGWLHSGDLGVMDEQGYLAVTGRLKDMIIRGGENIYPREIEEFLYTMDGILDIQVAGVPSKKFGEQVGAFIILKDGVDMTPEDVVDYCRGKISRYKIPKFITFIEAYPMTASGKIQKYKLRELAEEMFPDA; the protein is encoded by the coding sequence ATGGAAAAATCACACCTCAGGGAAATAACTCTCGGGGCATTGCTTGATGAAGCGGTTGAAAAATGGCCGGATAATGAAGCAGTTGTTTACGTTGATCGCGACTTCAGACTCACTTACAGCGAATTCGGCGAACTGGTAGACGAGCTCGCTATGGGGCTCATGGCTCTCGGTATCAAAAAAGGTGAAAAAGTTGCTATCTGGGCAACCAACGTTCCTTACTGGGTGGCATTGCAGTTTGCCACAGCCAAAATCGGCGCCATTCTGCTTACAGTTAATACTTTTTATCGCACGACTGAGCTGGAATACCTGCTCAAGCAGTCCGAATGCGAAAACCTCGTCATAATCGATGGATTCAGAGACATAGACTACATCCATACGACTTATGACCTTATTCCTGAACTGCGCACGAATGAAAGAGGTTACCTTCAGAGCGAAAAATTCCCCGACCTCAAAAGGGTATTCTTTCTCGGACAGGAAAAACATCGCGGTATGTACTCAATGCCCGAAGTTATCAACCTCGCTGTTGTGACTTCAGACGAAGAATACGAAGAAAGACAAGCGACTCTCGACCCGCATGATGTTATCAACATGCAATACACCTCCGGGACCACAGGCTTCCCCAAAGGCGTACAGCTTACGCACTACAATATAGGCAACAACGGATACTGGATCGGAGAAAATCAAGGATTTACTTCGAACGACAGGCTTTGTCTGCCGGTTCCCCTGTTCCACTGTTTCGGCTGTGTGCTCGGAGTTCTTGCCGCGATCAATCACGGCACGACTCTCGTCATTCTCGAAGGGTTTGATCCACTGTTAGTCATGGCTTCTGTTGATCAGGAAAAATGCACCGCCCTTTACGGCGTGCCTACCATGTTTATTGCCATCCTTGATCACAAGCTTTTCAATAAATTTGATTATTCATCTCTGCGTACCGGAATTATGGCCGGTTCTCCCTGCCCTGTTGAAGTGATGAAAAAAGTCATGGACAAAATGAACATGAACGACATCACCATCTGTTATGGATTAACCGAAGCCTCTCCGGTTATGACACAGACCCGCATGGACGATGACATTGATCGCAGAACAGCGTCAGTAGGCCGCGCAATGCCGGAAATAGAAGTAGCTCTATTCAACCCCGAAACAGGTAATCAATGCGCTGTCGGTGATACAGGTGAAATCTGCTGCCGCGGCTATAATGTGATGAAAGGGTACTATAAAAACCCCGAAGCCACTGCTGCAAACATTGATGTTGACGGCTGGCTGCATTCAGGCGACCTCGGAGTTATGGACGAGCAGGGTTATCTTGCTGTTACCGGACGACTCAAAGATATGATCATCCGCGGCGGTGAAAACATCTACCCCCGTGAAATCGAAGAATTCCTCTACACAATGGATGGAATACTCGATATTCAGGTTGCCGGAGTTCCAAGCAAAAAATTCGGGGAACAGGTCGGAGCATTCATCATTCTTAAAGACGGAGTCGATATGACTCCTGAAGATGTTGTAGATTATTGCAGGGGCAAGATTTCAAGATATAAAATTCCTAAATTCATTACATTCATTGAAGCTTACCCCATGACAGCAAGCGGAAAAATACAAAAATACAAGCTCAGAGAGCTTGCCGAAGAGATGTTCCCCGACGCTTAA
- a CDS encoding helix-turn-helix domain-containing protein: MTKAKIGHRIKTFREKQSISLEEFSKRTGLGVDFLEAVEEKDKYPSLGPLLKIARALGVRLGTFLDDHVSKDPLIVRLDERQEELTMHSEKKEAASMKYFSLGKGKSDRHMEPFFIQIEPSNEEHRLTSHEGEEFIIVVSGQLEIVYGKKTSVIEAGDSTYFNSVVPHSVAAYGDKKCEIYAVLYFPE, encoded by the coding sequence ATGACAAAAGCTAAAATAGGACATCGTATTAAAACTTTCAGAGAAAAACAGAGCATCAGCCTCGAAGAATTCTCGAAACGCACAGGGCTTGGAGTTGATTTTCTCGAAGCCGTCGAAGAAAAAGACAAATACCCCTCACTCGGACCACTGCTTAAAATTGCAAGAGCTCTCGGTGTAAGGCTCGGTACTTTTCTTGATGACCATGTCAGCAAAGACCCCCTAATCGTCCGTTTAGATGAGCGCCAGGAAGAACTGACCATGCATTCAGAGAAAAAAGAAGCCGCTTCCATGAAATACTTTTCCCTTGGTAAAGGAAAAAGTGACCGTCACATGGAACCTTTTTTTATCCAAATTGAACCAAGCAACGAAGAACACCGGCTCACTTCTCACGAAGGAGAAGAGTTTATCATTGTTGTTTCCGGTCAGCTTGAAATTGTCTACGGCAAGAAAACAAGCGTCATAGAAGCAGGCGACAGCACATATTTCAATTCTGTAGTTCCTCACAGCGTTGCTGCTTACGGCGACAAAAAATGTGAAATCTACGCAGTTCTGTATTTCCCTGAATAA
- a CDS encoding tetratricopeptide repeat protein — protein sequence MAAVDENKGRKKIQGVFSSQNVQKIGTGTTVRRTISKMYWMATEMDDGNVEVQALNTSYIPSGPKTTATMEEFLSKYSPEPEFYVSTVYPKMKELSGTVQRGEKARQAGATYSAEFEFQNALGVDEDNVRANFGLGLTYMERGESSKANDIFERLVGLDAAFETEHKHLFNEFGINLRKTGMQDQAIDYYNRALEMTSNDENLHYNMARAYFEKGLFDKSVEHLEKALSLNPDHPEAQKFLDYIKSTQNN from the coding sequence ATGGCTGCTGTAGATGAGAATAAGGGAAGAAAAAAAATCCAAGGTGTCTTTTCCAGTCAGAACGTACAAAAGATTGGAACCGGGACAACTGTGCGTCGTACAATCAGTAAGATGTATTGGATGGCGACAGAAATGGATGATGGAAATGTAGAAGTTCAGGCTCTTAATACCAGTTATATTCCTTCCGGTCCTAAAACAACGGCGACTATGGAAGAATTTCTTTCAAAGTATTCTCCTGAGCCGGAGTTTTATGTTTCTACAGTTTATCCTAAAATGAAAGAGCTTAGCGGAACTGTTCAGCGTGGTGAAAAAGCTAGACAGGCCGGAGCAACGTACAGTGCCGAGTTTGAATTTCAAAATGCATTAGGTGTGGATGAAGACAATGTCCGCGCAAATTTCGGCTTGGGACTTACCTACATGGAGCGCGGAGAATCCAGCAAAGCTAATGATATCTTTGAAAGGCTCGTTGGTCTTGATGCCGCATTTGAAACCGAGCATAAGCATCTTTTTAACGAGTTCGGTATTAATCTGAGGAAGACCGGAATGCAGGATCAGGCCATAGATTATTATAATCGGGCACTGGAAATGACCTCAAATGACGAGAACCTGCATTACAATATGGCTCGAGCTTATTTTGAAAAAGGTCTTTTTGACAAAAGTGTTGAACATCTGGAGAAAGCTCTCAGTCTTAATCCTGATCATCCTGAAGCTCAAAAATTTCTGGATTATATCAAGAGTACACAGAATAATTAG